The Lentzea guizhouensis genome contains a region encoding:
- a CDS encoding ClpP family protease, translating to MSTYTIPNVITRDARGERIMDVYSHLLSSRIVYLGTGIDSGVANALIAQLLHLESDNPDMEINLYINCEGGDPSAMLALYDTMRYIKAPVATTCVGQAVAAGAVLLAAGAEGRRSLLPHARVVLHQPAAQGRGTIPDLILAADEVVRVRSQLEAVLSRHTGRDVAQLRHDTDRDRVFDAEGAVAYGLADQVLEQR from the coding sequence ATGAGCACCTACACCATCCCCAACGTCATCACCCGCGACGCCCGCGGCGAGCGGATCATGGACGTCTACTCGCACCTGCTCTCGTCGCGGATCGTCTACCTGGGCACCGGCATCGACTCGGGTGTGGCCAACGCGCTGATCGCCCAGCTGCTGCACCTGGAGTCCGACAACCCGGACATGGAGATCAACCTCTACATCAACTGCGAGGGCGGCGACCCGTCGGCGATGCTCGCGCTCTACGACACCATGCGCTACATCAAGGCCCCGGTGGCCACGACGTGCGTGGGCCAGGCGGTGGCCGCGGGCGCGGTCCTGCTGGCGGCGGGCGCGGAAGGCAGGCGGTCACTGCTGCCGCACGCCAGGGTCGTGCTGCACCAGCCGGCGGCACAGGGCCGCGGCACGATCCCGGACCTGATCCTCGCGGCGGACGAGGTCGTGCGGGTGCGGAGCCAGCTCGAGGCCGTGCTGTCCAGGCACACCGGCCGGGACGTGGCCCAGCTGCGCCACGACACCGACCGCGACCGCGTGTTCGACGCGGAGGGTGCCGTGGCGTACGGCCTGGCCGACCAGGTGCTCGAACAGCGTTAG
- a CDS encoding helix-turn-helix domain-containing protein has product MADIFDFKGKREPQPLWREALGQKLREIRERQGARLVDVAERAGISTQYLSEIERGRKEPSSEMIAAVTGALGVDLADLLVGIAGQVRHFQTARPVNRPGGPVMTTRPIGRPSGPVLMAA; this is encoded by the coding sequence ATGGCGGACATCTTCGACTTCAAGGGCAAGCGCGAGCCGCAGCCGCTGTGGCGCGAGGCGCTCGGCCAGAAGCTGCGCGAGATCAGGGAACGCCAGGGTGCCCGCCTGGTCGACGTGGCCGAACGGGCGGGCATCTCGACGCAGTACCTGTCCGAGATCGAACGCGGGCGCAAGGAGCCGTCGAGCGAGATGATCGCCGCGGTGACCGGTGCGCTGGGCGTGGACCTGGCCGACCTGCTCGTCGGCATCGCGGGCCAGGTCCGGCACTTCCAGACCGCGCGGCCGGTCAACCGTCCCGGCGGTCCGGTGATGACGACGCGGCCGATCGGCCGCCCCAGCGGACCGGTGCTCATGGCCGCCTAA
- a CDS encoding DUF6506 family protein, translated as MQHDGLFLFLEPNSDPAVDRVVLRHDGGGSTLLAWAPDGDQAARVAETAVTENGVRLIELYRGFDLAQAARVVERVVPRAPVATASYELGATVAGPIRRSATIYHDPDADPARKRVVREHGDGWTVVVGAPLERMAEVAEQLVGDGAQVVEICGGAELTAAAAVRARLGDRVPVSLVSWPFESLEGAAAYKTA; from the coding sequence GTGCAGCACGACGGGCTTTTCCTGTTCCTGGAACCGAATTCCGATCCGGCCGTGGACCGCGTGGTGCTGCGGCACGACGGGGGCGGCAGCACGTTGCTCGCGTGGGCACCGGACGGCGACCAGGCCGCGCGGGTGGCCGAGACCGCGGTGACCGAGAACGGTGTGCGGTTGATCGAGCTGTACCGCGGCTTCGACCTGGCACAGGCCGCACGGGTGGTCGAGCGGGTCGTGCCGCGTGCACCCGTCGCCACCGCGAGCTACGAGCTCGGCGCGACCGTGGCCGGTCCGATCCGGCGCAGTGCGACGATCTACCACGACCCGGACGCGGATCCGGCGCGCAAGCGGGTCGTCCGCGAGCACGGCGACGGCTGGACGGTCGTGGTCGGCGCGCCGCTCGAGCGGATGGCCGAGGTGGCCGAGCAACTGGTGGGCGATGGCGCGCAGGTGGTCGAGATCTGCGGTGGTGCCGAGCTGACGGCGGCCGCGGCGGTGCGGGCGAGACTGGGTGACCGGGTGCCGGTGAGCCTGGTGAGCTGGCCGTTCGAGTCGCTGGAGGGAGCGGCCGCGTACAAGACCGCTTGA